The Bosea sp. 685 DNA window TGCGACTATTCATCGACGATGTGATGCCGCATTTCGCCGCCCGAGATCAGGACCGTGCGCGGGATCATGCGCAAGCGGCGCCGCGCCGCTCCGCTGTGGGGCACTGAGATGGGCGCCGCGACAGGCGCTGTCCGCCCTCCGCAGGCGGATGGTGCCACGTGCCTGAGCGTCGGCGAGGCCACGCTGAACTACCGGCTGCAGGGCTCAGGCGAGCCGCTGGTCTGCATCCATGGCGTCGGCTCCTATCTGGAGGCCTGGGACGGCATTGCCGAGCGCCTTTCCGACCGGTTTCGCATCCTGAGCTTCGATCTGCGCGGCCATGGCCGCTCGAGCAAGGTCAGGGGACGCTACGAGATCGACGATTTCGTCGGGGACGTGCTGGCTCTCGCCGATCATGCCGGCTTCGAGACCTTCCATCTCGCCGGCTTCTCGCTGGGCGGGCTGATCGCGCAGCGCCTGGCGCTGACGCATCCGGGGCGGCTCAGGCGGCTCGTGCTGCTGGCGACCGTGGCGGGCCGCACCGAGGAGGAGCGCGAGCGCGTTGCCGCCCGCCTCGCCGCTCTGCAGGCGGGCGATCGCGGTTCGCATTATGACGCCTCGCTGTCGCGCTGGCTGACCGAAGGCTTCCAGGCGCGCAACCCTGACCTCATCGCGATGCTGCGGCAGCGCAACGCCGAGAACGACCCCGAATGCTACGCCGCCGCCTATCGCGTGCTGGCGCAGACTGATTTCGGCGGTTTGCTCGACCAGATCCATATGCCGGTCCTCATCGCGACCGGTGAGGAGGATGCCGGCTCCAACCCACGCATGGCGCGCTACATGCACGAGCGCATCAGTGGCTCGCAGCTGCACATCCTGCCCGGCCTGCGTCACTCGATCCTGACCGAGGCCCCCGAGCAGGTGGCCGCGCTGATGCGTGACTTCCTGACCGGTAGCGCGAAGGGAGAGCCGGCATGATCGTCGAGGAGCGGATCTACCGCATTCGCAACGGCCGGATGGGGCGCTATCTTCAGTTGGTGCGCGACGAGGGCCTGGCGATCCAGCAGCCCATCCTGGGCCATCTGATCGGCTACTTCACCACCGAGATCGGCCTGCTCAGCCATGTCACCCATCTCTGGGCCTATGCCGATTTCGAGGATCGGGTGCGGCGGCGCCAGCAACTGGCTGACGATCCACGCTGGCAGGCCTTCCTCCCGCGACTGTCGGAGAATATCGAGCAGGCGGAAAACCGCATCCTGCTGCCGACCGATTTTTCGCCGCTGCGTTGAGGGCAAGGATCAGGTGAAGCGCCGCGATCGCCCTTAGCGCTTTTCCGACAAGGGATGACAGCATTCGTCCTCTGGATCGCAGGAAGACGGACCGCGCGCGCCGGCTCTTAATCGATAGCGGCAGGGGTCGGACAAGCCCGAAGACATCGGGCGCCGAGAGGAGGGGTTTTCGGACATGACCGAGCGATTGCAGATTCAGAATCTGTACAAGATCTTCTCAGCGGCGCCGGAGGCGGCGTTGCAGATCCTAGCGAATGGCGGGGACAAGAACACCGTGTTCGACAAGCTCGGCGCCGTCGTCGGGCTCAACAATGTTTCGCTGAGCGTGCCTGAAGGCGCCATGTACATGGTCATGGGCCTGTCGGGCTCGGGCAAGTCGACGCTCGCGCGCTGCATCAACCGGCTGAACGAGCCAAGCGCCGGCAAGATCCTGCTCGACGGGCGCGATATCGTTCCCCTGAAGGAAGAGGAGCTGCGCGAGGTCCGCCGCACGCGCATCTCGATGGTGTTCCAGCATTTTGCGCTCCTGCCGAACAAGCGCGTCATCGAGAATGTCGAATTCGGGCTGAAGCTGCGTGGCGCCTCTCCGGCGGATCGTCGCCGCCGCGCCGACGAGGTGCTGAGCGTGGTCGGGCTTGCGCGCTGGGGCTACCATTTCCCCCATGAGCTGAGCGGCGGAATGCGCCAGCGCGTCGGCCTTGCCCGCGCGCTCGCGACCGATGCCGATATCCTGATCATGGACGAGGCCTTCAGCGCGCTCGACCCGCTGATCCGCACCGAGATGCAGGACGAATTGCTGCGGCTGCAGCGCACGCTGAACAAGACCATCCTGTTCATCACCCATGATTTCCAGGAGGCGCTCAAGCTCGGCACGCGCATCGCGATCATGTCTGAAGGCGAGCTGGTTCGCGAGGGCACCCCGCAATCGATCGTGCTGGAGCCGGGCAGCGATTATGTCGCGGCCTTCACCCGAGAGATCGACCGGGCCCGGCTTTTCGACGCCCGCTCCGTCATGCGCGAAGCCGCCCCGATCCTGCGCTCCGAGCGCGGCATCCTGGTGGGCGGCGCGGAGGCCGGCGACCCCGGTTTCGTTCTCGATGGCGAGGGCAGGATCCTCGGCGCGCTCGACGGGGCGGCGCTGGGCCATGCGCGCCAGAGCGGCGAAATCGGCACGCCGAGCAGCGATTACGTCAGCGTCCCGGAGAATGCCAAGCTCATCGAGGTCGCGCGCAGCTATCGCAACGGCGCGCCGATGGCGGTCGTCGATGGGGATGGCAGGCTCGTCGGGACCCTGGGCGTCGGCGAGCTCCTGTCCCGCATGTCCTCGACCTCCCCCAAAACCGCCTCAGCCGGAGATCGCCATGTTTAAGGCCGACGATCTTGCCATTTTCCCGATCGACAGCTGGATCCAGCAGGGTGTCAGCTGGGTCGCGCTCAATCTGCGCCCCCTCTTCCTCGCCATCAAATGGCCGGTTGAAGCTCTGCTCAGCCTGAACGACGCGCTGCTGCACGCGATTCCGTTCCCGGTTTTCGTCGTCGGCTTTACCTTGCTGGCATGGCGTCTGGCGACTCCCGGCATCGCGGCCTTCAGCGCGATATCGCTCGTGGTGATCGCGATGCTCGGCGTCTGGAACGAGGCGATGACGACGCTCTCGCTGATCTCGACCGCGATCGTGTTCTGCGCCGTCATCGGCATTCCGATGGGGATCTGGTGCGCGAGCAGCGACCGTGTCTGGAACGTGGTGCGGCCGATCCTCGACATCATGCAGACGACACCGAGCTTCGTCTATCTGGTGCCGGTCGTCATGCTGTTTGGCGTCGGCACCGTGCCGGGTGAGGTCGCCGTCGTCACGGCAGCGGCGCCGCCCTTGATCCGTTTCACCAATCTCGGCATCCGCATGGTCGAGCACGAGATCGTCGAAGCCGGCCTCGCCTTCGGCGCCGACAAGCGCCAGCTCCTGTTCGAGATCCAGCTCCCCCTTGCCATTCCGACCATCCTCGGCGGCCTCAACCAGACGGTGCTCACCGCGATGGTACTCTCCGTCGTCGTCGCGATGATCGGCGCCGAGGGCTTGGGGCTCGTCGTCCTCCAGGGCCTGGGCCGTCTCGATGTCGGCCGCGCGGCGGTTGGCGGCATCGCCATCGTACTGCTGGCGATGGTGCTCGACCGGGTCACGCAGAAGCTGGCCGAACCGAAGCGTGGCGGCGTGGCGCGGACCTCACTGCTCGCCACGGTGATGCGCCTGTTCAAGGGCGGTCGCTCGGAAGAACCGACGGCAACCGTGACTGCGGCAAAGCAAGCGCTCTGACGCCGCCGCCGAACGGCATGACCGGATAGCCGGAGCGCTAGGGCGCGCCGGCTCGAAGACCCGCCGCAAGGCGGTCAGGGGAAATCACAAAACGACCGAACAGGTCGGCATCGAGAAGGAGAACGCAATGACAGGCATAACCGGATTGAAGACATTGACGGCTGCGGCCGTCGCCATGACCGCGATCGCTTTCGCGACAGTGCCTG harbors:
- a CDS encoding alpha/beta hydrolase; the protein is MGAATGAVRPPQADGATCLSVGEATLNYRLQGSGEPLVCIHGVGSYLEAWDGIAERLSDRFRILSFDLRGHGRSSKVRGRYEIDDFVGDVLALADHAGFETFHLAGFSLGGLIAQRLALTHPGRLRRLVLLATVAGRTEEERERVAARLAALQAGDRGSHYDASLSRWLTEGFQARNPDLIAMLRQRNAENDPECYAAAYRVLAQTDFGGLLDQIHMPVLIATGEEDAGSNPRMARYMHERISGSQLHILPGLRHSILTEAPEQVAALMRDFLTGSAKGEPA
- a CDS encoding NIPSNAP family protein is translated as MIVEERIYRIRNGRMGRYLQLVRDEGLAIQQPILGHLIGYFTTEIGLLSHVTHLWAYADFEDRVRRRQQLADDPRWQAFLPRLSENIEQAENRILLPTDFSPLR
- a CDS encoding glycine betaine/L-proline ABC transporter ATP-binding protein; protein product: MTERLQIQNLYKIFSAAPEAALQILANGGDKNTVFDKLGAVVGLNNVSLSVPEGAMYMVMGLSGSGKSTLARCINRLNEPSAGKILLDGRDIVPLKEEELREVRRTRISMVFQHFALLPNKRVIENVEFGLKLRGASPADRRRRADEVLSVVGLARWGYHFPHELSGGMRQRVGLARALATDADILIMDEAFSALDPLIRTEMQDELLRLQRTLNKTILFITHDFQEALKLGTRIAIMSEGELVREGTPQSIVLEPGSDYVAAFTREIDRARLFDARSVMREAAPILRSERGILVGGAEAGDPGFVLDGEGRILGALDGAALGHARQSGEIGTPSSDYVSVPENAKLIEVARSYRNGAPMAVVDGDGRLVGTLGVGELLSRMSSTSPKTASAGDRHV
- a CDS encoding proline/glycine betaine ABC transporter permease, which codes for MFKADDLAIFPIDSWIQQGVSWVALNLRPLFLAIKWPVEALLSLNDALLHAIPFPVFVVGFTLLAWRLATPGIAAFSAISLVVIAMLGVWNEAMTTLSLISTAIVFCAVIGIPMGIWCASSDRVWNVVRPILDIMQTTPSFVYLVPVVMLFGVGTVPGEVAVVTAAAPPLIRFTNLGIRMVEHEIVEAGLAFGADKRQLLFEIQLPLAIPTILGGLNQTVLTAMVLSVVVAMIGAEGLGLVVLQGLGRLDVGRAAVGGIAIVLLAMVLDRVTQKLAEPKRGGVARTSLLATVMRLFKGGRSEEPTATVTAAKQAL